The Ahaetulla prasina isolate Xishuangbanna chromosome 14, ASM2864084v1, whole genome shotgun sequence genome includes a region encoding these proteins:
- the RNPS1 gene encoding RNA-binding protein with serine-rich domain 1 isoform X2: protein MAPSPSKRKDRTEEKSKDRSKDKPATKESGDKDRGRDKTRKRHSASSGSSSTRSRSSSTSSSGSSSSTGSSSGSSSSSASSRSGSSSTSRSSSSSSSSGSPSPSRRRHDNRRRSRSKSKPPKRDEKERKRRSPSPKPTKVHVGRLTRNVTKDHIMEIFSTYGKIKMIDMPADRLNPHLSRGYAYVEFENPDDAEKALKHMDGGQIDGQEITATAVLAPRPRPIPRRFTPPRRMLLPPPMWRRSPPRMRRRSRSPRRRSPVRRRSRSRSPGRRRHRSRSSSNSSR from the exons AT GGCACCCTCTCCGTCCAAGCGCAAAGACCGGACCGAAGAAAAATCCAAGGACCGGTCCAAGGACAAACCAGCCACAAAGGAGTCCGGCGACAAGGACCGCGGGCGTGACAAAACCCGCAAAAGGCACAGCGCCtccagcggcagcagcagcaccag GTCTCGGTCCAGTTCCACCTCCAGTTCAGGGTCAAGTTCCAGCACTGGATCCAGCAGTGGCTCCAGTTCCTCTTCTGCGTCAAGCCGTTCGGGGAGCTCTAGCACTTCCCGTAGCTCCAGCTCTAGCAGTTCTTCAGGCTCTCCGAGCCCTTCCCGGCGTAGACATGACAATCGGAGACGGTCCCGTTCCAA GTCTAAACCACCCAAGAGAGATGAAAAAGAACGGAAGAGGAGGAGCCCCTCCCCTAAGCCCACCAAAGTTCACGTCGGGAGGCTTACCAGAAATGTCACAAAG gATCACATCATGGAAATATTTTCTACTTACGGAAAGATCAAGATGATTGATATGCCAGCTGATAGGCTCAACCCTCACCTTTCCAGAGGCTATGCCTATGTAGAGTTTGAGAATCCAGATGATGCTGAAAAAGCATTGAAACACATGGATGGAG GTCAAATCGATGGGCAGGAGATTACCGCCACAGCTGTTTTAGCTCCTCGTCCAAGACCTATTCCGAGGCGTTTTACCCCTCCCAGAAGGATGTTGCTACCGCCCCCTATGTGGCGCCGCTCGCCACCGCGCATGAGGAGAAG ATCCAGGTCTCCCAGGCGCAGATCCCCAGTTCGCAGGCGGTCCAGATCCAGGTCTCCAGGTCGGAGGCGTCACCGCAGTCGATCCAGTTCCAACTCTTCTCGATAA
- the RNPS1 gene encoding RNA-binding protein with serine-rich domain 1 isoform X1 has protein sequence MELSGMKKKSLLAIKENNKKSSTRAPSPSKRKDRTEEKSKDRSKDKPATKESGDKDRGRDKTRKRHSASSGSSSTRSRSSSTSSSGSSSSTGSSSGSSSSSASSRSGSSSTSRSSSSSSSSGSPSPSRRRHDNRRRSRSKSKPPKRDEKERKRRSPSPKPTKVHVGRLTRNVTKDHIMEIFSTYGKIKMIDMPADRLNPHLSRGYAYVEFENPDDAEKALKHMDGGQIDGQEITATAVLAPRPRPIPRRFTPPRRMLLPPPMWRRSPPRMRRRSRSPRRRSPVRRRSRSRSPGRRRHRSRSSSNSSR, from the exons ATGGAACTGTCAGGAATGAAAAAGAAGAGTTTGCTAGCcatcaaagaaaataataaaaagtccaGCACTAG GGCACCCTCTCCGTCCAAGCGCAAAGACCGGACCGAAGAAAAATCCAAGGACCGGTCCAAGGACAAACCAGCCACAAAGGAGTCCGGCGACAAGGACCGCGGGCGTGACAAAACCCGCAAAAGGCACAGCGCCtccagcggcagcagcagcaccag GTCTCGGTCCAGTTCCACCTCCAGTTCAGGGTCAAGTTCCAGCACTGGATCCAGCAGTGGCTCCAGTTCCTCTTCTGCGTCAAGCCGTTCGGGGAGCTCTAGCACTTCCCGTAGCTCCAGCTCTAGCAGTTCTTCAGGCTCTCCGAGCCCTTCCCGGCGTAGACATGACAATCGGAGACGGTCCCGTTCCAA GTCTAAACCACCCAAGAGAGATGAAAAAGAACGGAAGAGGAGGAGCCCCTCCCCTAAGCCCACCAAAGTTCACGTCGGGAGGCTTACCAGAAATGTCACAAAG gATCACATCATGGAAATATTTTCTACTTACGGAAAGATCAAGATGATTGATATGCCAGCTGATAGGCTCAACCCTCACCTTTCCAGAGGCTATGCCTATGTAGAGTTTGAGAATCCAGATGATGCTGAAAAAGCATTGAAACACATGGATGGAG GTCAAATCGATGGGCAGGAGATTACCGCCACAGCTGTTTTAGCTCCTCGTCCAAGACCTATTCCGAGGCGTTTTACCCCTCCCAGAAGGATGTTGCTACCGCCCCCTATGTGGCGCCGCTCGCCACCGCGCATGAGGAGAAG ATCCAGGTCTCCCAGGCGCAGATCCCCAGTTCGCAGGCGGTCCAGATCCAGGTCTCCAGGTCGGAGGCGTCACCGCAGTCGATCCAGTTCCAACTCTTCTCGATAA